The sequence AATATTTCCGTCGTTCAAATTTCACCGGAAATTGCAGATCTATCGGTAACATTAGGTTCCGAAATTAATAAAGATCCAGCAGACAGAATAATATCTGCCACTTCAATAATCCAAAATGCTCGACTCGTGACAGCAGACCAAAACCTGATTTCGAGTGATCTCGTTGATACAATTTGGTGACACACGGCAGCCGTCCTAGTATCGCAGTTAGTTTTTAGAAGCCTGGCAATTAACTACGAATCTGTACTCAGAAATCGGTGTAACTAAAGTTCTGTAGAAAGCACAATATTTCGATGCTTTTCACCCTCCAATTCGAAATAGCACTCGCCGCATTCGGCTAACCCGTTTTTCGAGTAGAAGCTAAGTGCTTCAGTATTGTATTCCCAACAGGACAGACTTATATTTTTATGGGTTTTTATAATGTATCGCATCAGCTGGGTTCCATACCCCTTGCGCTGAAAGCGCGGAAGAATGTACAGCGTTTCCAACTCACCGCGGTCACCAGGATTTACCACAGCATATCCTATAAAGGATTTTTCTTTTCCGAGAAGATACACATTGCGACTCCGTATCATAGCGAGCACATTTTGCACTGTAAATTCGATCGCTACGTAGTTGGCGATCGCCTCAACTACCCCATCTGTTGAGTAGGTATTCACCCATACAGCTTGGCCAATTGCAGCGATAATCGCGGCATCACTTTCTTTGGCTTCTACGATTTCCATTTAGCAAATTCCAATTGATATTAAAGATTATATTTTTTCTGACTGAGCGTATGGGCTAGCAGATTAAGTTAGCGCAAACGGTTCCCGTTTAGGCAAGGGCAATGCCGCCTTGTACCGCCTGTTGACGTTACAATTTTAATTGCAAAATTAATAAATAGAATTAATGCACTGCAAGAGTGGCCCCAAAAAAAATAACCACAATAAATGAGTGTCAATTATTTGGCTGGATAGAGCGCGGCAAATGGCAAACCGCAGAATAAAATCCATACGTCAAACAACCAACTTTAACGACAACGCCTAATTTGCGACCTGCCAGAGGACATCCGACCAACACCATCTCAAACCGACAGAACCTCGCAAACAACGCACTAAAAAAATCCATAACAATTAACAAAAATTCTATATTTATAGACCCATAATCGCGATTTGTAATTTGTTAGCAGATTAGCAATTAATTTTTCGACAACAATACATAAGTCATAATTTTGCAACATCCAAGAATTAATAATCTCCTGTAAGCGAAAGCTTACGACATAAAAAACATGGCTGTATTTAACTTCAAAAACTGGAGATTACGCTTTGAAAAACATAACAGGTATAGCATTTAGTTTTTTAATGTTGATCGGCATAGGTATTCCGGCTCATTCAAACACTCTTGTAGATGAATCTATTGCGTTCGATGAACTTGAACGACATAAGGACGAAATGAACTCCATGCTTTATCGGGTAAAAAAGCATGAACTACAGGTAGCAATGAGAGCGATTGGCGAACTGGCAGAGTCCGAGACAGAAATTCGCTCCGCAGTACGGGATTTGATAACACCAAAAATTGTCGGCGGTGGTGTCGCTGGCACATGGGAAAATCCGTTTCAGGTTTCACTCGTTGTTGCATCGATTTCAAATAACAAGAGCGCGCATTTTTGCGGTGGCGCGTTTCTTTCGTCCACACAAATTGTGACGGCAGCGCACTGCGTACGCGGAGTATCACCCAGCCAAATTCAGGTTGTCGCCAACACCCGACGGCTTGATGGCACCGGGTCCCGGGTGGGCGTATCTCAAATTTCGATACACCCTAAATATAATTATCGCACTCTGGACTACGATATTGCCGTCGTACGGTTAAGTTCGACCGTATTTAATTTTCCGGTCGATCTTGCGATAGAAGAACCTGTTGCGGGCAGCTGGCTGTTGGTAACGGGTTGGGGCCGACTAAGCGAAGGTGGCTCGAGCCCTACCGATTTGTACGCTCTCGATATTCCAGTTGTAAGCACCGCCAGCTGTAACGACGCGAACTCGTATTCTGGCGATATTACCAGTCGCATGTTTTGTGCGGGTTACGAAAGTGGTGGCAAGGATTCCTGCCAGGGCGATTCTGGCGGCCCCATCACTGGAGGAAATTCTAACAGCCTGCTTACCGGTGTCGTGAGCTGGGGTTTTGGCTGCGCCCGCCCACATTACCCCGGCGTTTACACCAAAATCGCACACCCGGAAATTCGCTCTTTTATCAGTTCGTTGGCACCCGCGCCAGTCTATCCGTATAACTACA comes from Teredinibacter turnerae and encodes:
- a CDS encoding GNAT family N-acetyltransferase, which translates into the protein MEIVEAKESDAAIIAAIGQAVWVNTYSTDGVVEAIANYVAIEFTVQNVLAMIRSRNVYLLGKEKSFIGYAVVNPGDRGELETLYILPRFQRKGYGTQLMRYIIKTHKNISLSCWEYNTEALSFYSKNGLAECGECYFELEGEKHRNIVLSTEL
- a CDS encoding serine protease, with amino-acid sequence MKNITGIAFSFLMLIGIGIPAHSNTLVDESIAFDELERHKDEMNSMLYRVKKHELQVAMRAIGELAESETEIRSAVRDLITPKIVGGGVAGTWENPFQVSLVVASISNNKSAHFCGGAFLSSTQIVTAAHCVRGVSPSQIQVVANTRRLDGTGSRVGVSQISIHPKYNYRTLDYDIAVVRLSSTVFNFPVDLAIEEPVAGSWLLVTGWGRLSEGGSSPTDLYALDIPVVSTASCNDANSYSGDITSRMFCAGYESGGKDSCQGDSGGPITGGNSNSLLTGVVSWGFGCARPHYPGVYTKIAHPEIRSFISSLAPAPVYPYNYTSYPYTVTGYGTQTNVYVRNAQGYTERLWGTRTYADLQATANAYCRGLGYNRANYWRSEGCGEDEDSFIRFDPAINNWHSRNSGSANNRGGYCRYRLMSEVSCAY